One window of the Carnobacterium maltaromaticum DSM 20342 genome contains the following:
- a CDS encoding glycoside hydrolase family 73 protein, translating to MKKIKRKKIMTFLLASTMLTTAMPLNVLAEVTDKSSEFEDSSEPEVSTDSEESIDSSTISSENQDSSEQTETEDNKVDTNSDNGEDKEVIEEKNVETTPSIKENSAMGPGFYDTDMGNQRMARSTNVFLDNIKKGAIDGWSRYKILPSISAAQAVLESGWGKSTLAINANNLFGIKGRYNGSYVVMPTLEYINGQWITVNAEFRKYPSWDASVEDHGSFFHENPRYSNLIGVTDYRTVARLLQEDGYATDPEYAAKLISIIEYNGLADWDVQALGNHSSKNSVKIIDLDLPTAQRWLDEIQKRYVGLITPDRVFGMKKGNDWSVKMTDVTYEQAVGICRIFRTIFPQYEIYGTRRNVNDSIVASTPFNVEITGIARGDADSVIREVRNQYYWLLTSDRIFITPLSSSYMIEVNSVPTNSVNGLKQELKTIYQLMDYQVQ from the coding sequence ATGTTAACTACTGCTATGCCTTTGAATGTGCTTGCGGAAGTGACTGATAAAAGCTCAGAATTCGAGGATAGCTCTGAACCTGAAGTGAGTACTGATTCTGAGGAAAGTATTGATTCTTCAACAATTTCTAGCGAAAACCAAGATAGTTCAGAACAAACTGAAACAGAAGACAATAAGGTTGATACAAATTCTGATAATGGCGAAGACAAGGAAGTTATTGAAGAAAAAAATGTAGAAACTACTCCTTCAATTAAAGAAAATTCAGCTATGGGCCCTGGATTTTATGATACAGATATGGGCAATCAAAGGATGGCTAGAAGCACTAATGTTTTTTTAGATAATATAAAAAAAGGTGCCATTGACGGATGGAGCAGATACAAAATTTTGCCGTCAATTTCAGCTGCTCAAGCGGTTTTGGAAAGTGGATGGGGAAAATCAACATTAGCAATTAATGCAAATAATTTATTTGGAATTAAGGGAAGATATAATGGGTCATATGTTGTTATGCCCACGTTAGAATATATTAATGGCCAATGGATAACAGTAAATGCTGAGTTTAGAAAATACCCTAGCTGGGATGCAAGTGTGGAAGATCACGGAAGTTTCTTCCATGAAAACCCTCGTTACTCTAACTTGATAGGGGTTACTGACTATCGTACTGTTGCTAGACTGTTACAAGAGGATGGCTATGCAACAGATCCTGAATATGCTGCAAAGCTAATTTCAATTATCGAATACAATGGTTTGGCTGACTGGGATGTTCAAGCTTTAGGGAATCATAGTAGTAAGAATAGTGTTAAAATAATTGATTTAGATTTACCTACAGCACAAAGATGGCTTGATGAAATTCAAAAAAGATATGTGGGATTAATAACACCAGATAGAGTATTTGGAATGAAAAAAGGCAATGACTGGTCTGTAAAAATGACGGACGTTACGTACGAGCAAGCTGTTGGAATATGTCGTATTTTTAGAACTATTTTCCCACAGTATGAAATATATGGCACTAGAAGAAATGTTAATGATAGCATTGTAGCTTCTACACCATTTAATGTTGAAATTACTGGAATTGCTCGTGGTGATGCAGACAGTGTAATAAGAGAAGTTAGAAATCAATACTATTGGTTGTTAACTAGTGATAGAATTTTTATTACTCCATTATCTTCTAGCTATATGATTGAAGTTAATTCTGTTCCGACAAATTCGGTAAATGGTTTGAAACAAGAATTAAAAACGATTTATCAATTAATGGATTATCAAGTTCAGTAA
- a CDS encoding glycosyltransferase produces MKLTTVIVIYNMEIEKTKTIESLKNNKLFFECENMDSQVIIYDNSNSPQDCPQIFKNQVYIHDERNIGIVTAYNKAWEIASNKKNDWLLLLDQDTEITEDYLKRTIAALSNNQQEENIVAIVPTVYSNEKVVSPVFLDSLRPLKNTMPSKGLQEKKVMAINSGAVIRVSFLNEINGFNKEFPLDYLDHWLFHTIYEKNRKIFLSDAKLNHDLSVMNYNTISLGRYKSIVDSEVRYYNKYLPDKKIQFKKHLFLRMMKQAISVKNKRIFLYTAKQIFK; encoded by the coding sequence ATGAAATTAACGACGGTAATAGTTATTTATAATATGGAAATTGAGAAAACAAAAACTATTGAGTCTTTAAAAAACAACAAATTATTTTTTGAGTGTGAAAATATGGACTCACAAGTAATTATTTATGATAATAGTAATTCCCCACAAGATTGTCCTCAAATCTTTAAAAATCAAGTCTATATTCATGATGAGCGAAATATTGGGATTGTGACAGCCTATAATAAAGCTTGGGAGATAGCTAGTAATAAAAAAAATGACTGGCTTCTTTTATTAGATCAAGATACTGAAATAACAGAAGATTATTTAAAAAGAACAATTGCAGCGCTAAGCAATAATCAACAAGAAGAGAACATAGTTGCTATAGTGCCAACTGTATATTCAAATGAAAAAGTTGTTTCGCCTGTATTTTTAGATTCATTAAGACCTTTAAAGAATACGATGCCTTCTAAAGGATTACAGGAAAAAAAGGTTATGGCTATTAACTCGGGTGCGGTAATTCGTGTTTCTTTTTTAAATGAAATTAATGGATTTAACAAAGAATTTCCTTTAGACTATTTGGATCATTGGTTGTTCCACACTATCTATGAAAAAAATCGCAAGATTTTTTTGTCAGATGCAAAGTTAAATCATGACTTATCTGTTATGAATTACAATACAATTTCACTTGGTAGATACAAAAGTATAGTAGATTCTGAAGTGAGGTACTATAACAAATATTTACCCGATAAAAAAATTCAATTTAAGAAGCATTTGTTTCTAAGAATGATGAAACAAGCTATTTCTGTTAAAAATAAACGAATTTTCCTATATACAGCAAAACAAATATTCAAATAA
- a CDS encoding glycosyltransferase family 2 protein, translated as MNKTLATVSIVTYNSKHIFTVLDNLRKEFENDERFRFVIFDNNSSLDYQKKLKSYEDLVILYFNDENKGFGYGHNSNFKKFAEDSEYFLVFNPDILVEKNSLLKMIHLMDQEKDIGLCFPKVLNEDGTKQYLIRNRLTVFDFALRFIPFSFVKKMFHKRLATYECQDLSDKHNSDVKIGSGCFMLLRSTVFEEAKGFDERYFMYFEDSDLSLTIGKLGARLVYTPFSTVIHFYEKGAHKNKQLFKIFMQSMRKFFNKWGWNII; from the coding sequence ATGAATAAGACTTTAGCGACTGTAAGCATTGTTACATACAATAGTAAGCATATATTTACAGTCTTAGATAACTTAAGAAAAGAATTTGAAAATGATGAGCGATTTCGTTTTGTCATATTCGATAATAATTCTTCATTGGATTATCAAAAAAAATTGAAATCCTATGAAGATTTAGTAATTTTATATTTTAACGACGAAAATAAAGGTTTTGGGTATGGGCATAATAGCAATTTTAAAAAATTCGCTGAAGATAGCGAATATTTCTTAGTTTTTAATCCAGATATTTTAGTTGAAAAAAATAGTTTACTAAAAATGATTCATTTAATGGACCAAGAAAAAGATATAGGATTATGTTTTCCTAAGGTTCTTAATGAAGATGGAACGAAACAATATTTAATCCGCAACAGACTAACGGTATTTGATTTTGCGCTAAGATTTATTCCCTTTAGTTTCGTAAAAAAAATGTTTCATAAAAGATTGGCCACTTATGAATGTCAAGACTTATCAGATAAGCATAATTCAGATGTGAAAATTGGTTCAGGCTGTTTTATGTTATTACGTAGTACAGTTTTTGAAGAAGCCAAAGGTTTTGATGAACGTTACTTTATGTACTTCGAAGATTCTGATTTATCTCTAACAATTGGAAAGTTAGGAGCTCGATTGGTTTACACTCCCTTTTCTACAGTAATTCATTTTTATGAAAAAGGTGCTCATAAAAATAAGCAATTATTCAAAATATTTATGCAATCTATGAGGAAGTTTTTCAATAAGTGGGGATGGAACATAATTTAA
- a CDS encoding O-antigen ligase family protein has protein sequence MNRFEKGLLTVFFLELFIGGGGRLLEFGPLSIRQVIFLTLIATYVTRIFYTKSFFNSNVNVFISKKYATYSVYALLFWFVVSSIIGILNQHSFSIIMMDFLRVSFLGLYFPLAYYISEERFKLSWVINLLKIATLIIAIFTIGIDVTGRFILKDNFNEFYIAINNAFPNELFFRPSRGVFYKGHFFLLFGLIISTNQWLNRKQTKLDMVNVVLAIVSIIWSETRGLLIGYMVAIFFIALLDYKVLLTPIIGFFNRLKAMVSKPNRKKLILYFCILISVPLLYQNMTLSRFNDMPLASNQTNSTHKKNSKVNDVSINARLYLLQASKDIVLEKPQNMIIGNGYGTKIGDRIDGIEMSFIDILVEQGLVGVLLWLNLCLLPFIYYFKVYKKEKRLLYTQISLLACVVAMVLLTNINPFLNSPIGLGFLLFVIADAMNSKASFSSKFDKVEGIK, from the coding sequence ATGAATCGTTTTGAAAAAGGGTTATTGACAGTTTTTTTTCTTGAATTATTTATTGGCGGTGGAGGCAGACTATTAGAATTTGGGCCTCTATCTATTAGACAAGTGATTTTTTTGACCTTGATTGCAACATATGTTACAAGAATTTTTTACACAAAAAGTTTTTTTAATTCAAATGTTAATGTGTTTATATCCAAAAAGTATGCGACGTATAGTGTATATGCATTATTATTTTGGTTCGTCGTAAGTTCAATAATTGGTATTTTAAATCAACACAGTTTTTCAATTATAATGATGGATTTTTTACGGGTTTCTTTTTTAGGCTTATATTTCCCATTAGCCTATTATATTTCAGAAGAGCGGTTTAAATTAAGCTGGGTCATTAATCTTTTGAAAATAGCCACTTTAATTATAGCAATATTTACTATCGGAATTGACGTTACAGGTAGATTCATCTTAAAAGATAATTTTAATGAATTTTATATAGCTATTAACAACGCTTTCCCAAATGAGTTATTCTTTAGACCTAGTCGTGGAGTATTTTATAAAGGCCACTTCTTCTTATTATTTGGTTTAATTATATCAACTAATCAATGGTTGAATCGAAAGCAAACTAAGTTAGACATGGTTAATGTAGTATTGGCGATAGTTTCTATTATTTGGTCAGAAACGAGAGGCTTATTAATTGGATACATGGTAGCAATCTTTTTTATAGCTCTTTTAGATTATAAGGTTTTATTGACTCCAATAATTGGTTTTTTTAATCGGCTAAAAGCTATGGTTTCCAAACCAAATAGAAAAAAATTAATACTTTATTTTTGTATTTTAATATCCGTGCCACTGTTGTATCAAAATATGACATTATCGCGTTTCAATGATATGCCTTTAGCATCAAATCAAACCAACAGCACACATAAAAAAAATTCTAAAGTAAATGATGTAAGTATAAATGCTAGATTATATTTGTTGCAAGCATCTAAAGATATAGTGTTAGAGAAACCACAAAATATGATCATTGGTAATGGTTATGGAACTAAAATTGGTGACAGAATTGATGGTATTGAAATGAGTTTTATTGATATATTGGTAGAGCAAGGCTTGGTTGGTGTATTACTCTGGCTTAACTTGTGCTTATTACCATTTATTTACTATTTTAAAGTTTACAAAAAAGAAAAAAGACTATTGTATACTCAGATATCATTATTGGCATGTGTGGTGGCAATGGTTCTCTTGACAAATATTAACCCATTTTTAAATAGTCCTATTGGATTAGGTTTTCTATTATTTGTAATTGCCGATGCAATGAATTCTAAGGCTAGTTTTTCTTCGAAATTTGACAAGGTGGAGGGAATAAAATGA
- a CDS encoding glycosyltransferase family 2 protein: protein MISVCLATFNGQEFIERQLDSIIEQVTSEDEIIIVDDGSNDRTIDLIKAKYSEQVFLHINTSNLGPIKSFEKAISLATGDYIFLCDQDDIWLPNKVQVVIEAFKEQKADIVVHDAQVVDGNLKELSPSWNIRNKNKLDQTLLGNIKKNAFTGCMMAFSQEMVPLILPFPDSIEMHDQWIALVGMIEKKKIVSIDNILMKYVRHGSNVTAIKSRSLKEQLIGRTGTLRAVLQYKYR, encoded by the coding sequence ATGATTTCTGTTTGTTTAGCAACCTTTAATGGACAGGAATTTATTGAAAGACAACTAGATTCCATTATTGAACAAGTAACAAGTGAAGATGAGATTATTATTGTTGATGATGGGTCAAATGATAGGACGATTGACTTAATCAAAGCCAAGTATTCTGAACAAGTATTTTTGCATATAAATACTAGTAATTTAGGTCCTATAAAAAGTTTTGAAAAAGCCATTTCTTTGGCTACAGGAGATTATATATTCTTATGTGACCAAGATGATATTTGGTTGCCGAATAAAGTCCAAGTGGTGATAGAGGCCTTTAAAGAACAAAAAGCTGATATAGTTGTTCATGATGCACAAGTTGTAGATGGAAATCTTAAAGAGTTATCACCTTCATGGAATATAAGAAATAAAAATAAGTTAGATCAAACACTACTAGGAAATATTAAAAAGAATGCTTTCACTGGATGCATGATGGCATTTAGCCAAGAAATGGTGCCTTTAATACTTCCTTTTCCAGATTCGATTGAAATGCATGATCAGTGGATTGCTTTAGTAGGAATGATTGAAAAGAAAAAGATTGTTAGCATAGACAATATTCTGATGAAGTATGTTAGGCACGGAAGTAATGTTACAGCGATAAAAAGTAGGAGTTTAAAAGAACAGTTAATTGGACGTACAGGAACCTTACGAGCTGTGTTACAATATAAATATCGATAA
- the rfbA gene encoding glucose-1-phosphate thymidylyltransferase RfbA, whose protein sequence is MKGIILAGGSGTRLYPLTKAVSKQLMPIYDKPMIYYPMSTLMLAGIKDILIISTPTDTPRFEQLLGNGNELGLNIEYKVQESPDGLAQAFILGEDFIGDDSVCLILGDNIYYGGGMSKMLQRAAAKTDGATVFGYHVNDPERFGVVEFDEEMRAISIEEKPTAAKSNYAVTGLYFYDNQVVEIAKNIKPSERGELEITDVNKAYLEAGKLDVELMGRGFAWLDTGTHESLLEAATFIETIQKRQNLMVACLEEISYRMGYITKNQLLELAQPLKKNGYGQYLLRLAETKI, encoded by the coding sequence ATGAAAGGAATTATTTTAGCAGGAGGAAGTGGAACACGATTATATCCACTAACAAAAGCTGTATCCAAACAATTAATGCCGATTTATGATAAACCAATGATTTATTACCCAATGTCTACACTAATGTTAGCTGGTATCAAGGATATATTAATTATTTCAACACCGACAGACACTCCCAGATTTGAGCAATTACTAGGAAATGGTAATGAATTAGGTTTAAATATTGAATATAAAGTGCAAGAAAGTCCTGATGGTTTAGCTCAAGCCTTTATTTTAGGCGAAGATTTTATTGGTGATGATTCAGTATGTCTAATTTTAGGAGACAATATTTATTATGGTGGTGGCATGTCTAAAATGTTGCAACGTGCAGCTGCAAAAACTGACGGTGCCACAGTTTTTGGTTATCACGTAAATGATCCAGAACGTTTTGGTGTAGTTGAATTTGATGAAGAAATGCGCGCTATTTCGATTGAGGAAAAACCGACTGCCGCTAAAAGTAACTATGCAGTAACTGGTTTGTACTTCTATGACAACCAGGTTGTTGAAATAGCTAAGAATATTAAACCATCTGAACGTGGTGAATTAGAAATCACAGATGTTAATAAAGCTTATTTAGAAGCTGGTAAATTAGATGTAGAACTTATGGGTCGAGGTTTTGCATGGCTAGATACAGGTACACATGAGTCTTTATTAGAAGCAGCTACCTTTATTGAAACTATTCAAAAGCGCCAAAATCTAATGGTCGCATGCCTAGAAGAAATTTCATATAGAATGGGATATATTACTAAAAATCAACTTTTAGAATTAGCCCAACCTCTTAAAAAGAATGGTTATGGTCAATATTTACTACGTTTAGCAGAAACTAAAATCTAG
- the rfbC gene encoding dTDP-4-dehydrorhamnose 3,5-epimerase, translated as MKVIDTKLQDVKIIETPVHGDHRGFFTESYTEDKFNEAGIPNKFIQDNHSLSVEPGVIRGMHYQTNPKAQTKLVRVTTGAIYDVLVDMRKGSPTYGQWEGYILSEYNHRQLLVPKGFAHGFCTITGNVNVQYKVDELYSPENDRGIAFDDPDVGIIWPMNNPIMSEKDTKHPQLKDADNNFVWEEK; from the coding sequence ATGAAAGTAATTGATACAAAATTGCAAGATGTAAAAATTATTGAGACTCCAGTACATGGGGATCATCGAGGTTTTTTCACAGAAAGTTATACAGAAGATAAATTTAATGAAGCAGGAATTCCTAATAAATTTATTCAAGATAATCATTCATTATCAGTAGAGCCAGGTGTTATTCGTGGAATGCACTATCAAACAAATCCCAAAGCTCAAACTAAGCTAGTTCGAGTGACTACAGGGGCTATATATGATGTATTAGTAGACATGCGTAAAGGCTCTCCAACATATGGACAATGGGAAGGCTATATTTTAAGCGAGTACAATCACCGTCAATTACTAGTTCCCAAGGGATTTGCACATGGTTTTTGTACAATTACTGGAAATGTAAATGTGCAGTATAAAGTAGACGAACTTTATTCACCAGAAAATGATCGAGGAATTGCTTTTGATGATCCAGATGTTGGTATTATTTGGCCAATGAATAACCCTATTATGTCCGAAAAAGATACAAAGCATCCTCAATTAAAAGATGCAGATAACAACTTTGTTTGGGAGGAAAAATAA
- the rfbB gene encoding dTDP-glucose 4,6-dehydratase, with protein sequence MNILVTGGAGFIGSNFVHYMLENHPDYKIINLDLLTYAGNIHNLDDVMENPNHVFVQGNINNRELVRNLVKTYDINQFVNFAAESHVDRSILNPEIFVETNIQGTLALLDVAKELNINKYLQVSTDEVYGSLGAEGYFTEETPLAPNSPYSASKTGADLLVRSYFETYGMNVNITRCSNNYGPYHFPEKLIPLMITNGMDNKDLPIYGDGLNIRDWLHVQDHCQAIDLVLHKGRKGEVYNIGGHNERTNNQIVEIIIEKLGLSNDLIKYVEDRLGHDKRYAIDPTKLETELGWKPKYTFDTGIVETIDWYQANEAWWRPLKERANLN encoded by the coding sequence ATGAATATTTTAGTCACTGGTGGAGCAGGTTTTATAGGAAGTAATTTTGTACATTATATGTTAGAAAATCACCCTGATTATAAAATTATTAACTTAGATTTATTGACATATGCTGGAAATATACACAATTTAGATGACGTTATGGAAAATCCGAATCATGTTTTTGTCCAAGGTAATATCAATAACCGTGAGTTAGTTCGCAATTTGGTTAAAACTTACGATATCAACCAATTTGTTAACTTTGCAGCAGAATCTCACGTAGATAGAAGTATATTGAATCCTGAGATTTTCGTGGAGACGAATATTCAAGGAACATTAGCATTATTAGATGTAGCAAAAGAATTAAATATCAATAAATATTTGCAAGTTTCAACTGATGAAGTATATGGATCATTAGGCGCAGAAGGCTATTTTACTGAAGAGACGCCTTTAGCACCCAACAGCCCATACTCTGCTAGTAAAACTGGAGCAGACTTATTAGTCCGCTCATATTTTGAAACATATGGTATGAATGTAAACATCACTCGTTGTTCAAACAACTATGGTCCTTATCATTTTCCAGAAAAATTAATTCCTCTGATGATAACTAATGGGATGGATAACAAAGATCTACCAATATATGGTGATGGCTTAAATATTCGCGATTGGTTACACGTGCAGGACCATTGTCAAGCAATTGACCTAGTTTTGCATAAAGGACGTAAAGGTGAGGTTTATAATATAGGTGGTCACAATGAACGAACGAACAATCAAATCGTTGAGATTATTATTGAAAAACTAGGTTTATCAAATGACTTAATCAAATACGTAGAAGACCGTTTAGGACATGATAAACGATACGCTATTGATCCAACTAAATTAGAAACTGAATTAGGTTGGAAACCAAAATATACATTTGATACAGGAATTGTTGAGACTATTGATTGGTATCAAGCTAATGAAGCTTGGTGGCGTCCTTTGAAAGAACGAGCTAATTTAAACTAA
- a CDS encoding glycosyltransferase family 2 protein, which yields MKIMAVVVTFNPDKQAYENIRKLSQQIDFILVVDNSLKSSRFVLQQEGIEVVYNSENLGIGKALNLGLDYAIQHDFDWLFTFDQDSQITDNFVRNMISTNELYEKKEKIQPVLICPTYIHPDDAIVYDNAKETDNEFYVEVETAMTSGNALNISLLKDKNIRFKEAYFIDFVDHEFCFHLRKAGYKIIQSLDAPLIHSLGEVKEKIIFGKTLTSTNHNAVRRYYITRNRLDVYRNYFSQEKKWIKIDFVNSIMEFVKIILIEDQKSLKVLNIFRGTKDALLNNWGPYRYTK from the coding sequence ATGAAGATTATGGCTGTAGTTGTTACCTTTAATCCAGATAAACAAGCATATGAGAATATCAGAAAATTAAGTCAACAGATTGATTTTATTTTAGTGGTTGACAATTCCTTAAAATCATCACGATTTGTGTTGCAGCAAGAAGGAATTGAAGTGGTTTATAATTCAGAAAATCTCGGAATTGGAAAAGCTTTAAATCTCGGTTTAGACTACGCAATTCAACATGATTTTGATTGGTTATTTACATTTGATCAAGATAGTCAAATAACAGATAATTTTGTTAGAAATATGATTTCAACAAATGAACTATATGAAAAAAAAGAAAAGATACAACCAGTTCTAATTTGCCCCACGTATATACATCCCGACGATGCAATCGTATATGACAATGCTAAAGAGACAGATAATGAATTTTATGTAGAAGTCGAGACTGCCATGACTTCAGGTAACGCGTTGAATATTAGTCTACTTAAAGACAAAAATATTCGTTTTAAAGAAGCGTACTTTATTGATTTTGTAGATCATGAATTTTGTTTTCATTTACGAAAAGCTGGGTATAAAATTATTCAATCATTAGACGCACCACTAATTCATAGTTTAGGTGAAGTGAAAGAAAAGATAATTTTCGGGAAAACACTCACTTCTACAAATCATAATGCAGTGAGACGGTATTATATTACTAGAAATCGTCTAGATGTGTATAGAAACTATTTTTCTCAAGAAAAAAAATGGATAAAAATTGACTTTGTAAACTCAATTATGGAATTTGTGAAAATTATATTAATCGAAGATCAAAAATCTTTGAAAGTACTGAATATATTTAGAGGAACAAAGGATGCATTATTAAATAATTGGGGTCCATATCGTTATACTAAATAG
- a CDS encoding flippase → MEKIKNNKIIHNFLSLASVQVLNYILPLITLPYLLRVVGVSHFGLISFAQAIMQYFILFTDYGFNLIATRDISKVRDDKEKVSLIFCTVMAAKLILLLLSFAVLIILILAVPKFREDTLLYLFTFGMVVGSVLFPTWFFQGIEEMKVISLLNIFSKLIFTIGIFIVVKTPEDYLNVAILNSLGFILIGVISIFIVFFKYKVKLKLPEVHQIVSQMKEGWDIFLSNMFSSLYTTSNTVILGFLASNTVVGYFSAADKIIKACSSVISPIIQAVYPHISNLIEKSKEETLILIRKIGIYITCVIGAGCLVLLFGAPYLLPLLAGNSYDNSILLIQIMSFLPLIIGWANIFGILTLINFGYQKELSRIYIYSSLFSIITTIVLVPAFKEVGTAINVTLIEIIVTVAMYYVLKKKGIDIFRAKINLKDGK, encoded by the coding sequence ATGGAGAAAATAAAAAATAATAAAATTATACACAATTTTTTATCTTTAGCGAGTGTTCAAGTTCTTAATTATATTTTACCCCTAATTACGTTACCTTATCTACTTAGAGTAGTTGGTGTAAGTCATTTTGGTTTGATTAGCTTTGCGCAAGCGATCATGCAGTATTTTATTTTATTTACTGATTATGGATTTAATTTAATAGCAACTAGAGATATTTCTAAAGTGAGAGACGATAAAGAAAAAGTATCCTTAATATTTTGTACAGTCATGGCCGCAAAATTAATTTTATTGCTGCTATCGTTTGCTGTATTAATTATTTTAATACTTGCTGTACCAAAATTTAGAGAAGACACCTTATTATATCTCTTTACATTTGGAATGGTTGTAGGAAGTGTTTTATTTCCTACATGGTTTTTCCAAGGGATTGAAGAAATGAAAGTAATTTCTTTATTAAATATTTTTTCAAAATTAATTTTCACAATCGGGATTTTTATAGTTGTAAAAACACCAGAAGATTACTTAAACGTTGCAATTCTCAATTCTTTAGGGTTTATATTAATAGGGGTCATCTCAATTTTTATAGTATTTTTTAAATATAAAGTTAAATTGAAATTACCTGAAGTACATCAAATTGTCAGTCAAATGAAGGAAGGCTGGGATATTTTTCTGTCAAATATGTTCTCCAGTCTGTATACAACTAGTAATACAGTTATTTTAGGTTTCTTAGCTTCTAATACAGTCGTGGGATATTTTTCTGCAGCGGATAAAATTATTAAAGCTTGTTCAAGTGTTATTTCTCCAATCATCCAAGCTGTTTATCCACATATCAGTAATTTAATTGAAAAATCAAAAGAAGAAACATTGATTTTAATTCGAAAAATCGGTATATATATTACGTGCGTAATCGGCGCTGGCTGTTTAGTACTTCTATTTGGTGCCCCTTATTTACTTCCATTACTTGCCGGAAATAGTTATGATAATTCTATTTTGTTAATTCAAATCATGTCCTTTTTACCTTTAATTATTGGATGGGCAAATATTTTTGGAATATTAACATTAATTAATTTTGGGTATCAGAAAGAGCTTTCTAGGATATATATTTATTCTAGCTTATTTAGTATTATAACTACAATAGTATTGGTTCCAGCATTTAAAGAAGTCGGAACAGCGATTAATGTCACGTTAATTGAAATTATTGTGACTGTAGCAATGTACTACGTATTGAAAAAGAAAGGCATAGATATTTTTCGTGCCAAAATAAATTTAAAGGATGGGAAATAA
- the rfbD gene encoding dTDP-4-dehydrorhamnose reductase, producing MKKILITGANGQLGTELQNLLTKKNIPYVAADIKVLDITNANSVTTFIEEMKPDVIYHCAAYTAVDKAEDEGKEKNQLVNVVGTKNVAQAAEKVGATVVYISTDYVFDGTKKEEYNVDDKPNPKNEYGRAKYEGELEIQKNCSKYYIIRTSWVYGQFGANFVFTMQKLAQTHSKLTIVNDQYGRPTWTKDLADFMLFLVNEEAEYGIYHFSNDDSCTWYEFAQEILKDEDISLTGVTSSEYPQKAKRPKYSILNLTKTKSLGYEVPTWQDSLQLLLKELEK from the coding sequence ATGAAAAAAATATTAATTACTGGTGCAAATGGACAATTAGGTACGGAATTACAAAATCTATTAACAAAAAAAAATATCCCATATGTGGCAGCAGATATAAAAGTTTTAGATATCACAAATGCAAACTCAGTTACTACGTTTATTGAAGAAATGAAGCCTGATGTGATTTATCATTGTGCTGCATATACAGCAGTTGATAAAGCAGAGGATGAAGGGAAAGAGAAAAATCAATTAGTCAATGTAGTAGGAACAAAAAATGTTGCTCAAGCAGCTGAAAAAGTTGGAGCTACTGTTGTTTATATAAGTACAGATTATGTTTTTGATGGGACAAAAAAAGAGGAGTATAATGTTGACGATAAACCCAATCCTAAAAATGAATATGGGCGTGCAAAGTATGAGGGAGAATTAGAAATTCAAAAAAACTGTTCGAAATATTATATTATACGCACATCATGGGTATATGGACAATTCGGTGCTAATTTTGTATTTACTATGCAAAAATTAGCTCAAACGCACAGTAAATTGACTATTGTTAATGATCAATATGGTCGACCTACTTGGACTAAAGACTTAGCTGATTTTATGTTATTTTTAGTGAATGAAGAAGCTGAATATGGAATTTATCATTTTTCAAATGATGACAGTTGTACGTGGTATGAATTTGCACAAGAAATTTTAAAGGACGAAGATATATCGCTTACAGGAGTAACGTCATCCGAGTATCCTCAAAAAGCTAAAAGACCAAAATATTCTATTTTAAATTTAACTAAAACTAAAAGTTTAGGGTATGAAGTTCCTACTTGGCAAGATTCTTTACAGTTGTTATTAAAAGAATTAGAAAAATAG
- a CDS encoding glycosyltransferase, which translates to MKKVLILANDATNLYKLRKEIIVGLINKGYEVYVALGNDDSVEKLVSLGCKFIEIDVDRRG; encoded by the coding sequence ATGAAAAAGGTATTGATATTAGCTAATGATGCTACTAACTTGTACAAACTAAGAAAAGAAATTATTGTCGGCTTAATTAACAAGGGATATGAAGTATACGTTGCCCTAGGGAATGATGACAGTGTTGAGAAGCTAGTTTCTTTAGGATGCAAATTTATTGAAATTGATGTAGACCGCCGAGGCTGA